The Glycine max cultivar Williams 82 chromosome 17, Glycine_max_v4.0, whole genome shotgun sequence genome contains the following window.
cataattatgtattttgttaAGTCTTGTAAATTTATGTTTGTGTTTGCTTCaatatattgttttataaattatgattttgtggTCGATTACTACaattataaattactataattatatataactttggatgagtgtatatatatatataattactttgattctttttaaatttttagcaCGGGACCAATTTGAAAAGTTAGTTATTGGACTGGTATTCAAGTGGGAGTTGGTCAAAAAAATGTCTAGATAATTTTCAGacataacacctcaaaatatatACTCTTTACTTTTCGTCATCCAACTTATGGGGGACTTTGTATTTTCTAACACTCTCCCTCGAGTTCAATtgggtaagtttttttttggtcCAACTGAGGTTTGTATCTTTTTATGGGCTTGTGCCTAAGAGACATTAGAGGCCTTTTCTTCTTACATTCATCCTTTTTCTTCTACACCGAGTagattttttacaatttcaacATTATCCTTACGTATAGTCATATGGATTAATCATTTGTATAGGTCATTACAGATTAACAATCTATATGGATCATTACAAATTCGCAATTCATATGGGTCCATACGAATTACTTTCGTACGACCCATATGTGACTTTCATGTTATTAACACGACGTTCTAACCAACTGAGTTAATAggccaattatgttataaaataattaatgtcgttatatataacactaaaatttctaatttatatttaatacacatataagtttacataataaattttgtaacaattaattttgatccaataatatattttttacatatatgtaaaaaatatattattggatcaaaattaattgttacaaaatttattatgtaaacttgtgtgtattaaatatacattaaaaattttagtgttgtatatatgatattaattattttataatataattaatttattagatcGATTGGTTAGAGGGGTAAGCTAATAGCACGGAAGTCACATGGCATGGgtctaatttaaaatatatttttaaccatTCGTATGACGCATGTAAGAGTAATGTTGGAATTGTCCAAAATGTGCTGAGTATAGAAGAAAAAGCATGGGTGCAGGAAGAAAACACCGACATTAGAAGCcatagttctttttattttatatgaatccCAAATGCAATGCAATGAGATGCAAGAAGCAAAATATGAAAGTACAAAAAGATTTACTTAATATTGAATTTTTAGCATAAGTCGGATGTGAGAAGTGTCGATTATTGGGCTGGTAAACAAGTgggagttgaaaaaaaaatgcttcagACATATATACTCTTCAGTCTACATCCCATCCCAACTGATGTGATGTGGgactttgtatattttttaacaattcaGTCAAAATAACTGGTTAAGATTAGTATGTTGTTGATTCAAGTAACACTAAGTTAAAAATGTCTTAAACAAAATTTCTACTGGTTCAAGtctcattgaaaaaaaattaagttatcaGAAGAAATTTTACCAAAAATGATCAATCAAATTTTGGTTTACGTGAGTATGGACTATTATCTTTCATTCAATGaacacaagagaaagaaaaggtcTAATGATGGCTAATTTcctttattataatttgttgaTTTATTGATGAAGTGAGATACAGATATATGAAGTCTcagaaaaagcaagagagatAGTGATGATAATCATGAAGTTGATCGAATTGGATTAGTTGTAATCGGGATTGGCCAAAAGGTAAGCCTCAATGGCCTTGAAGAGAGCATCAGCCTTGGCTTTTCCAGTTTTGAGTTGGTCTTGGTTGGGCTGAGCATCTCCTTTGGTTTGGTATTCGACAGTGAGCTTGCCAGCAGAGCCTCCATTGGGACCAGCAGCCAATTTGGAGTGGAATGTGATCTTCTCCGCTGTGTCTGGCAACGCAGCACCACCCACTACGCTGTAGCTATATCCCAAGTTTGCCTCATCAACTGCTTCTATCTTGTGCAGTACAAACTTGGTTTCTCCATCTGTCCATTCATACATTGCAACATATAGATAGGTAGAGATGGAATAATAATGAAATGAATCTAGTGATTAGTGAGTGAGTTAGTACCCTCAACGAAAGTTATCTTCTTGATTGTTCCAGGGCCACCATTTCCCTCAACGTTTTCAACACTCTTGAAGGAATCAAGAGCCTTTGGGATGATGTTGTCGGCATCTGTAACTAGA
Protein-coding sequences here:
- the LOC100527097 gene encoding Stress-induced protein SAM22-like; its protein translation is MGIFTFEDEITSPVAPATLYKALVTDADNIIPKALDSFKSVENVEGNGGPGTIKKITFVEDGETKFVLHKIEAVDEANLGYSYSVVGGAALPDTAEKITFHSKLAAGPNGGSAGKLTVEYQTKGDAQPNQDQLKTGKAKADALFKAIEAYLLANPDYN